CTTCTTTTCAGGTCTTTTTCAAAAGCGCCTTTTAAAACGTAGGTAATGGTATGGCTAACCGCATCCTCAATACCTCTTGCAATCATGCAATAGTGTTTTGCGGCAATGCAGACAGCTACATCTTCAGTTCCGAGTATTTTTTGAAGGGAATCTGAGATTTGAGCTCCTAGTCTTTCTTGCATTTGCGGCCTTTGCGCAAAAAACCTGACAATCCTAGGAATTTTTGATAAGCCTATCACTTTATCTTTAGGGATGTAAGCGACATAAGCATTACCTGAGATGGGAACAAAGTGATGTTCGCAAAAGCTATTAAAGTTAACTTTAATAAAAACAATGTTGCCGTTTTCTGAATTTCGAAACTCATTGTCGACAAAGCTTAAGGAAGGGAATGTGGTGTCATCAAGCCCTGTAAAAACTTCATTGACATACATTTTAGCGACTCTCTCTGGAGTTCTTGCAAGAGAAGGATGGTCTAAATCAAGGCCGAGAGCGATCATGATGTCTCGAAACCTTGAGGCGATAAGATCCATTTTTTCTTGTTTGGAAAGCTTGGGGGCTGTTTTGGATTTAGGGTATGGGAAGCTTGTCTGAATGGCTTCCTCATAGAAAAAATCATCTTCTTTCATAGGGACAGGTCCTTCTGTTTAGTTCTTATTTGATGGTCGCTTGCAGCTTTAAAAGCCGCTATGGCAAAGGCCGCTGCCACATTGATTGAGTTTTTATAACCTTGCAAAGGAATAGTAATAAGGAAATCGGCCGCCTTTAAAACTTCCTTGGAGCAGCCATACTCTTCATTGCCAAGGGCAAGTGTAAAAGTCTCAGGAAAGATAAATTCCGTAAGAGGAATACCATCAGGGCTAGTTTCCAGGGCAATTAGAGGCTTTGGGAGTGCTTCTAAACAGGCTTTTTCGCTTGAGATCCAGCTATCCGCTTCCTTGGCTGATTTCTTAACCTTAGGGTTATCGGTAAAAGGGGTGTTTTCTGAAAAAAAAACCTTTTGGAAACCGATACTTTCCGCAGTCCTAATTACGCTTCCGACATTAAAGGCAGACCGTAAATTATCAAGGTACACAAAGAAAGGCAGTTTTTTAAGGGTCGCTGCCTTGTCTCTAGAGGTTACTTGAGGAAGCAGGTGATGCTCTTTTAAAGATTGAAAAGCAGCCCTCAAGTGAAAGTGATAACGGTCGGAAAGATCTTTTAGATCCATAAGTTCGGTTGTTAAACTTAAAGCCATCCAATCTATTAAAATTTGATAGCTGTCAAAAAAATGCTTAACAGGTTCTTGGGTTAGCATGGCTTCATAAGCAGACCGAAGCAACTCCGCACATTTTTTATGCTGGCTTTCGGAAGGCAAGGATAGAAACTTGCCTTCTTGAAAATGAAGTGTGTCTTTACGAAAGCAATGAGCCATCCGATCCTAATTTTATTTCTTTTTAGCTTTAGCTAGTATCTCATCTTTCTTCTTTAGATATTCTTCTAGATTTCCGTCAAAAACGTGAATGCCGTCATCTTCAAAAGCAATAATTTTGGTCGCGAAGTCGGCAAGCAAACTTCTATCGTGGCTTGCCACAATTGCCGTCCCTTTGTATTCATTTATACCCCAGCCAAGAGCTGAAACAGCTTCGAGGTCGAGGTGGTTATTCGGCTCATCCATAATCACAACGTTATGGTTTGTAAGCATCATGGCCGCAATAATAAGCCTTGCAGTTTCGCCCCCGGATAAGGTCTTAATCTTTTTAAAAGCATCATCTCCGCCAAAAAGAACTTTTCCCATAACACTTCTGATGTCTTGATCGTAAGCGTCCGGTTTTTTTTGCTTTAACCAATCAAAGGCGTTGACGCCTTCTTGTTTAATTAAAATGTCGCTATGGTTTTGGGGGAAGTAACAGATTTCCGATTGGTGGCCAAGCTCAACTTTTCCTTGATCGGCTTCAATTGCGCCGGCTAAAAGCTTAAGGAGCGTTGTTTTTCCACGGCCGTTATTCCCGATGACCCCGATTTTATCGCCTCTATGAATCTCAAGGGAGAAATTCTTGATGACCTTTTTATCCTCGTAGGATTTTCCTAGACCTTGCGCTTTTAAAACGATTTGTCCGGGTTGCTTTTCAGGGGTTTGAAAACGGATGTAAGGTCTTTGAATGTTACTTGTCTTTGTTTCCTGAGGCTTTAATCTATCTATCTCGCGAATTCTTGATTGAACCTGGCTTGCGCGTGTTCCGGCAGCAAACCTGGCGACAAACTCTTTTAACTGAGCGATTTTCTTCTCTTTTGATTTAGCGTCTTGGGCTGCACGATCACGAACGGCGGTTTTTGCTACCACCATATCATCGTAGTTGCCGGGGTATAGAATAATCGTCTCGTAATCGATATCGGCAATGTGGGTGGTTACCGAATTTAAAAAATGGCGGTCGTGGCTTGTGACAACAAGTGCTCCGGTATAATTAAATAAAAAGGTCTCGAGCCATCCGATGGATTCCATATCCAAGTGGTTTGTCGGCTCATCAAGAAGGAGGGCTTGCGGGTGTCCAAAAAGAGCTTGGCATAAAAGAACCCTAAATTGAGTGTCGGTAGGTATTTCATGCATTTTCATTTCGAAGTATTCAGTCTTTACCCCCATACCGCTAAGAAGAACTTCAGCTTCTGACTCGGCAGAATACCCATCTTCTTCCGCGATAATGCCTTCTAACTCCCCAAGCCTCATGCCGACTTCATCGGTCATTTCTACATCATAAAGGGCGTCGCGCTCTTTGAGCGTATTCCAAAGTTTTCTATTTCCCATAATGACAACATCGAGCACCCGGTCTTGTTCATAGTCTTTGATGTTTTGCTTTAGGATGCCGACCCTTGATGGCAAGGTGATGTTGCCGCTTGTCGCTTCTTCCTCTCCCATAATGATTCGCATTAAGGTCGTTTTTCCTGATCCGTTAGGACCGGTTAAACCGTAGCGGTTTCCTTCAGTAAATGAAATGGAAGCATCTTCAAAAAGGGTACGCGGGCCGTAGCGCTTGGAGATTTTATCAAGGACGATCATATTTTTACCAATTTTGGGGTGAAAAACGGAGAGTATACCATAAGGTAAATCAAAAATTCAAGTTAGTAGAATAGACTTCTTTCGAAATTCCATTCCACCGGGAGCGATAAAATAATTATTTTAAAAAACAGGTTAAGCTCTAGGATGCGCTTCATCATACACGGCTTTTTTAAGATCAATACTGACGTGAGTATAAATGGTTGTGGTCGTAAGGCAGCTATGGCCAAGAAGAGCTTGAATGGTCTTTAAATCCATCCCATTTTCAAGCCAATGGGTGGCAATCGTGTGTCTTATGGTGTGGGGAGTCACTTTGCCGGCAAGCGAGCTCATCATAAGGTATCTGTCAAAATTTCTGTCAACCGATCTTGGAGTTAATCTTGTTCCGAGGCGGTTTAAAAAAATAGCCTCAGGGTCATTTTCTTTTAGATGCCCGTCAACTTCCTCATAACGTTCACTATGATTAAGGTAGGCTAAAATCCAGTCGGCGGCATTTTTTGTGATGGGGACAATCCGTTCTTTCTTGCCCTTTCCTTTTAGCTTTAAAAGTAAGTTTTTGTAATCGAAATCTTCTCTATTTAAAGACACAAGTTCACTTACACGCAATCCAGAGCTATAAAAAAGCTCCATGATAACCCGATCCCGAAATCCAAGAAGGGTTCGTGTATCCGGCTGATTGAACAGTTTTAAAATCTCATCGTAGCTTAATGTACAGGGGATTTTCTTTTCGATTTTAGGGGTTTCCATCTCTTCTGCCGGGCTTGCTTCAATGTGCTTCTTAACAGATGCATACTTGAATAAAGACCTCAAAGCGGATAAACGTCTTGCAATAGTTCTTGAGCTGGCATTTTTTTCTTTTAGGAAAGCAAGGTATTTACGGAGCGTTAGCCTGCTGCAATTTTTTAAATCTAAAAGATGATCCTTTTCAGAAACCCGCTTTTCATAAGAGGTTTGGTAGCAGATTTTAAATGGTTTTTCTTCAGGATCCTTTAAGCTTAAGATTTCATTTTCCCAAAAATCCTTAAAGTCATTCAAGTCGATGGAATAGTTTCTTATAGTATGTTCGGAAGCATTTTTTATAATTTTTAAATGAGCAAGGAAATCGTAGCAAACTTTGATGTACATAAAGATCAGAAATTTTAGTTGTGGAAAGTACGTTTAGGAAGTGGTTATAACAGATAGCTTAAATCTTGCAAAGAATCATTCTACCCAGCGGTAAATTATGTGATCCATATAGATGCGCCAGTACACATCTTTAAAAGCGTCTAGAAACTTTTCATCCTTAGAAGAGATGAACCCATGGTAATCAAATTCTTCGAGCATGTCTTTAGGTATAAAAATACCTCTTTCATCGATGTCTTTTTTTAACCTAGGCTCTTTAATCTTTAAAATCTCATCGCTTTCCAGGATAGAGGCGATCTCATCGCCTGTATTTATATTCATAAGACGCATAGGAGAAACCTCAAAAAGAACCTCATAATTATATATTATAAATAAAATTTGAATTTAGATTAACAAGAGTCTTTTTGATTTTAAATTACTGAATGTTAAGGATCTATTCCTTAGGTGGATTCTTAGGGAAGGGGATGGCCATAAGATCGCAAGCCGCTACTGTATTTGGAAAAACTTCTCTTGCTTCTTTTTCAAAAAGACGGTGGTCCAGATATCTTGCGGAATAGTGGGTTAACACTAGTTTTTTTGCCTTTGCTTCTTTCGCAATTTCAGCTGCTTGTCTAGCTGTCAGGTGGAAGTTTTTATGGGCAAGATCCTTATGCTCTTCAAGGTAGGTGCTTTCAGAGAGAAGGATTTCCACATCTCTTGCAAGTTCAACGGCTTGCTTGCAAGGCCTCGTGTCGATAACAACTGCAATGCTGTCACCCTTTCTAATCCAGCTGACTTCCTCAATTGTAATTTTTTTGCCATCAACTTCAATAAAGCCTTGTTCAATCAGTTTTTTGACCATGGTACCCACAATGCGGAAAGTTTTTAGTTTGGCCTCATCAAACTTTCTTAAGTCGGGTTCTGTGATCCTCCAACCGATATTATCTACGCCGTGGTTTAGGAATTTGGCTTCTATACAAAATTTGCCATCATCATGAACCACCCCTTCTTCGCTGACGGGGTGCTCAATCACTTGTATATTTTCATGATAGATCGTTCCATAGCGAAGCCGATCAAAATACTTCTTTCCGCTTGCGGGATAATAACAGTGAATAGGGTGGGTCACTTGATCAAGATTTAAACGCATCAGCATGGAGCCAAGGCCTAAGCAATGATCGCCATGAAAGTGAGAGACAAAAATCCGGTTCACGGTTGGCGGTGCGATATTGGCAAAAATGAACTGGCGCTGAGTGCCCTCGCCCGGGTCAAAAAGTAATCCTTCTTCATTCCAGCGAAACAAGTAGGCCCCGTGATTTCTATAGCGGGTAGGTTGCTGGCTTGAAGTTCCAAGTATGATAAGGTCGCGTGCGCTCATAAGATTATTTTAACCAATCGATAATAAAGGCTAAAAGAATAGCAGAAAAAAAATAGAGATTCAATAGTGTCTTAACTAAAGCTGATTTTCCATGAAAACCAGTTTAATCGGCCGAGAGCATAACCTACTATTCCACCGACAATGTGAGCGGTACTTGCAATAGGGGGCGAGTAATTCGTAAAGGCCAATATTTCTAGAAGAAAGGCAAAAAACTGAATGGCAGCTATTCCAAATACAAATATCAAAATAAAAAGAAAAGTGGACCTTTGCAATTGATAGCCTTCCCAGGGAGCAATTTGCTGTCTTGCATAAACAAAACCGATAAAAGCGCAGATAACGCCAGAAAAGCCAATGAAACTCGGCCCGCTCATTAAGTATTGAGCGATATTGGAAATAACACCTGCAATAAGGATGAGGGTTAGATAGCGGAAAGGGCCTATCTTATCTTCTATTTGGCGTCCTAACACAATAAGCCAAATCATATTAAAGAAAAGGTGGAAAAGATCAAAGTGAAGAAGGGCCGGGGTAAACAAGCGCCAAAATTCACCTTCTCTAATTTTAACAAATAGCGGACCTAAATCTTCAGGGATTCCGCTCCTATCTCTTATATAGGCAACGATAATATCGTAAGCGCCCTTCCAATAAGGTGTTAGGTTGGCTTTTTGATAAAGAATCCTGCCTTCAGGCGGAAGTTGCGAGGGTTCAACTAAAGCTTCAGCGCCATATCTAAGATAGAGCTTTTCATAGATCTCCCAAGCAGTAGGGTAATCGAACATAAGCTCTTTATTTACAGGGGATAAAAAAATCGGAGCGGAAAAGCCTTTTGCCGCATCTTTTGCAGGCGGCTCTAAAATCCCGCTGATAAAGAATATGAAAGAACAGAGGAAAAGAAAAAAAAGAGTCACCTTTCCAAAAGATTTAGTTATGGGCTTGCCTTCATTTGGACTAGCGTTCCCGAGAAATTCCTCATTTTCAGTTTTTCTTGAAGAGGGATCTTCCATTCGAGAAGAATTTTCCATAGGTTGGGCAAAGAATTCTTGCGTTAGCGAAGAAGCTTTTGGAAAAATAGGGTCATCGGGATTTACTTGATAATGCTGATACATGGAATAAACGTTTTCAAAAGCATCCTCATCGTCCACCCAAAGGCGCCATCTAAGGGTTCCATAATCATCGCTGCCCCAATCCGTTACTTTTTCTTGCTCAAAAGAATGATCAATCTTTTTTCTTCTTAAATACTCGGAAAATCGTCTTAAATCATTTTCATTTTGAAAGGTTCCAACAAGCCGCATTCGGTTTAAATCCTTAAGCTTCCAATTGTAATTTATTGATTTTTCTTAATTTTTTTTATGAGATCACTTGTTGCGAGCCCTGGCAATCTTTCGGTGAGATGTAAAATGCCGCCATTTCTTTTAACAACTTCAGCTTCAATGCAGTTTTCCCCATACTCAATGCCATTCACATGGACATCGGGTTTTATCTCATCAAGAAGCGAGCAGGGATCCAATTCATCAAACCAAGTCACATAGCTTACAAATCCGATAGCTGACAGCATCTCAAGTCTATAAACCAAAGGGACAATGGGAAGATGCTTACCTTTATAAAGATGGATAGAGGAATCACTATTAAGCGCAACAATAAGAACATCCGCCAATTGAGAAGCTTCATAAATAATATGCAAATGACCGGCATGGAGAAGATCAAATGATCCGTTTAGCGTGGCGATCGTTTTCCCGTTTTTTCTTAACTCCCGAACCTTAGATTCTAACTCTTTTGGGGGAATCCATTTAAATCTGCAATCTTCTTTCCAGGCTCTCGTAGCTTTGCTTTCGCTTAATCTCATAAAAACCTAACCCCCAAAATCGATTTAAAACCTTCTTTTTTCAATCTAAAAGAAGGAGTCTTTAGAATCCACCAACAAAATACCTTCTCGATATCTTTCAGGAAAGGCAATCTTGGCAACTTCGTCATAATGGTCGACAAAATGAATGTCAATCCCTTCGCGAATATATTCTGGTAATTCCTCGACATCCCGTTGATTTTCCTTCGGAAAAATTAAGGTCTTTAATTTTGAACGCTTGGCTGCCACAATTTTTTCTTTGACTCCCCCAATTGGAAGAATCCTTCCTGTCAAGGTAAGCTCTCCTGTCATCCCAAGGTCTTCAAGAACGGGTTCTCCAAGCAATAAGGAGAGTAAAGCTGTGACCATGGTAATTCCGGCAGACGGTCCATCTTTTGGAGTCGCGCCTTCCGGAATATGGATATGGACTTGTGTTTTTTCAAAGAAAGTGAACTCCTTGGCGTATTTAGTCAGCGCGCTATGTAAGTAGCTCCAGGCTATTTCAGAGGATTCTTTCATGACTTGGCCGGCTTGCCCGGTAAGTTTCATATCCGTTTTTTCACCCGTCACTTTAATGGCTTCAATATAAAGGGTCGCACCACCCATAGAGGTCCAAGCAAGGCCTGTGGCGACGCCAATTGGCGTCGTATCATAAAATCTATCGGAGGTGAATAACGGTTTCCCAAGATATTCTTTTAAATTGTTTGCCGTGACGCGGTACTGATGATGAGGCTTTGGGATTTCCTTTTTCCTCTTTTTTGATGAGGGTTTTTGTGGGATTTTCTCTTCTTCGGATTGAACAATTCTGACGGCTATTTTGCGAAGGGTTTTTTTGATGAGATTTTCAAAATTTCGAACTCCCGCTTCTCTTGCATAGCCATCAATGATTTTCTTAAGGGCGTCTTCTGAAAAATTGACATCCTTAGCTTTGAGGCCCATATCTTTCCGGTTTCTTGGTATGAGGTATCTTTTTGCAATCTCAAGCTTTTCTTCTAAAATATAACCTGACAGTCTCAAAATTTCCATACGGTCTAGAAGGGGAGCCGGGATGGTGTCTAAAACGTTGGCGGTTACAATAAAAAGAACATTTGAAAGATCGCATCGGACATCAAGATAGTGATCTAAAAATTCTTTATTTTGTTCAGGGTCTAAAACTTCAAGAAGAGCTGAAGCCGGGTCGCCATGATAGCTTGACCCCATTTTATCCACCTCATCCAACATGATGACAGGATTCATGGTTTGGCAATACTTGAGCGCTTGAATCAGCTTGCCGGGCATGGCTCCGATATAAGTTCTTCGGTGTCCTTTTATTTCAGCTTCATCGCGCATCCCTCCAACAGAAAATCTATAAAATTTTCGGTTCAGGGCTCTTGCAATGCTTCTGCCGATGCTGGTTTTACCCACTCCCGGAGGTCCTGAAAGACAAATGATGCTCCCTTTAACGCCTTTAGTTAATTTACCGACGCCGATAAATTCTAAAATCCGCTCTTTGATATCTTCAAGGCCGTAATGATCTTCGGCTAAAACATTTTTAGCAACTTTGAGATTATTGCACTCTTCGCTATGAATGCCCCAGGGAATAATGGTTAGCCAATCCAGATAACCCCTTGATATGGCGTATTCAGCGGATTGGACTTCAAGGACGCTTAGCTTCTCAAGTTCTTCTTGAATCACTTCCCGAACATGTTGAGGGACGATTTTATTTTTTAGGCGCTGCTCGAATTTTTCACGGTCGATCGATTTATCATCTCTTTCAATCCCAAGCTCTTTTTTAATGGTCTTGAGCTGTTCTTTAAGAAAAAAGTCTTTTTGGCTTTTGCTTATGGTCGCTTCAATTTTCTGATTGATGCTATTTTGTAAAATGCTTAAATCGAGTTCATTTTTAAGCAAAGTCAAAGATTTGTCTACTCTTCCTTCAATTGAAAAAGTCTCAAGAACTTCTTGCAATTCCTCCCTTGACGCGGTAGTTAGCGCAACCGCAAAATCAGCTAATTTCCCGGGTTCTGTAAAATCGGAATGGCTCAAGAAAATCTGAAGTTCTTCTTTAAAGAGGGGATTTAACTTTAAAAGCTCTTTGATCGTCGAAATTATGCTTATGGAATAAGCCTTTAATTCCTTTGTGATCACCTTAGGGTCTTCATGATATTTAACCGTTGATCTTAGGGGTCTTCCTTCTTTGGGCTTTGAGATTTTAAATCTCTTTTCCATATTTAGGATAACTTGCGCGCCCCCTTGTTCCATAGGGATAATGCGAAGAATCCTTGCCACAACACCGATTGAATATAGGTCTTTAAAATTAACGGAATAGATATCGGCGTCTTCTTTTTTGGTCAAGACAAGACCCAAGCATTTGTGGTCGGATTTTGCAATTTGTTTTAGTAATTCATAGTAAGGGCCCGGGTCTACGACAATAGGCGCTGCCATTCCGGGAAAAAAAGGACGTTTCAAGATAGGAAGAATATCTATTTCATTGGGAGGATTTGCCGGAGCCGAGTTTGACTTTCTTGATCCTTCAAGAGAGGTTATCATCGCATTTTCCATTTCTTGATCAATTTGACTTATTTCTTTTTCTTCGTTCAAAGTGCCCTCGGAGTTGATCTTACTTTCTGTCTTTTATTGATAATTTTTTTTTGAAATGAGTGGAGATAAATGTCCTGAGTTACCCGAAAGGCTAAAAATAAAAACACATGTTTTAAATTTACCTAAAACAACCTCTAAAACTGACTTTAACTTAATCTTAAGCCAATTCAAAATAGGAGTGAATCTTTGGATTCATTCATAGAGAAAAGTATTAGACTTAACTCCCCAAAGAGCGCCTCTCTTGCTAAACGGAATTATGGACAAGTTATGAAATCCCTGCAAGAGGCGAGAAACTTTGTTCATTTTCTCTTCCAAATAGAAAGCATTTTAAAGGGTTGAGGATTAAAGATCCATTTTTGAAATGCTAAAAAAAACATTTTGTTTTTTTTGAGGATTCCCTCCTTACCCTTAAACTCCTAAATGCAATAGGGTTAAATTAAGCATGAAGGTGATTTAATACCCGGGCAGGAGGAACCTTTTGTTTGCTTATGAACTCCTCCTTCGTTAAATAATCTTTAAAATTTTGCAAACTTCAAATTGGAAATTATTAATATCTTTGTTAAAAATATTCCTTTCTTTAAAAAATGTTCTTGACGCCTTCTGTTACAAAAAATTGTAAAGACATTCCAATAAAGTTAAAGTTATTAAGGAAATATTACTTATGTCTCTTGTCGATTTAGCAACAAGCCCAGTTTCTGCTTTATTTAGTGAATTCTATTCCATGTCGCCACCCGATGATTTAAATATGAGCCAGGAATTCTTTATAATGAAGAAGAGCCTCGAGCTTTTAAGCCGCGACTTAACTAGCCTAGAAGATCAGCTTCCTTTTAAAATGGAGGAAACAGGGTCTTCAATGCCTTTGAAAAACATCACTGAATACGATCCTAAATCCCTTTCTTCCTTAGCTTTTATTGTGCGACGAAAACTTGAAGAACAAAAAAGAGAGAAAACAAGAACCCTTTCTGACTTAAACTTTCTTGAAGATCTAGAACGAAGGATTAGGAAGCAAATCAAAAAAGCCCATAAAGGGCTCCCCAAATTAAAAGAAAGCTTAGGGACAAGCGAAGAAATTCTAACTCATAAACTTTCTTTCGATTCTGAAAATAATCTTCTGATTTGTTCCATCATGCAATTTTCAAATGCCCTTGGACTCTTAAGGTCAAAATATGAGGCGATTTTTCGATTTCCTTTTAACGATAAAATTTCAAATTCCCTTTCCTGGCTTGCCGGTTCTTTAATTTATGGCGAGAATTTTAGTCTCAAGACAAATGAGAAATTGCAATTTGAGTTCGTTGAGTTAAAAGGACAGTGCATTGAAAATACTATAAATTATCAGACGAAATATAAGAATTTCGGAGAGGCTTTTTTAGACACTTCTCTCTCAAAAGGGGATGGCAGCGAAAAAGAACATGCAGAAAAATCATTAACGAATGCTTTGAAGAGCTTTGTGTTAGATGTGGTCACAAGGAGAGCCATCAGACTAAAACTTTTTGATGTGGAAGTTAAGGGAGAAACTATTGAAGAGAGGAAAAATGAGCTTTTTGAAATAGTCAAAACTTTTAGAAATTTTTATCTTGAAATGTCTAAAAGAGATCCGGAGGCATTCGCAAAGGAATTAAATTTAAGTTCAGATGGTTTTATACAAAAAGCTTTTTCAGATGGTAAAACATCCGTTGGCATTAAACAGATTCAAACTTTCATAAAAGAAAATTTCTCAAAGGAAGATGCCTTTTTACATCATAGATGCGTAGAGCTTCTGAGATTTGAAAAAACCAATTTGGAAGAACTCTCCTCTAAAAGCCACTTTTCAATCTCGCAGCTTGAAACCTTTATGATATTGAAATGGCTGCAAATGGCCTCCATGATCAATCAAATTCTCTTTGTAAAGCCATTAAATGAGCAGCATCTTGTCTTGCAAAGAACCTTTGGGGAGGAAAAATCCGGAATTAATCCTTTTTTTGTCGGCAGTGATATTGAAATAGGGGAAGATCTCAATTCCTTAAAGGTACAAATGTTTTCTAGGATTCATCTGATGCCGGAGCTTGTCGAAGAGTTTCAGGAAAACTTTGATGAAGCTATTTCTTTTGCAAGCTTTGAAACTAACTACACTATTAATAATCTAAACTCAAGTGACTATGAAGAGAAAATTCAGCTTTTCAAAAACTTGCGCTTCGAATGGAAAGCAAGCCTTTCCTTTATTTTCTCTTTTTTAAATTTATTAAACCCTGAAATAGCTTCAAAAAGCACTGTAAGGCGATTTTTAAAACTTTCCAAAAAAATAAAAAAATTAAGCTTATTGGATGAGGATAAGATTTTTTCTTGTTATAATAATAAGAAGGTCATTTTGGAGCCTATAGAGAAGTGGAAGAGCTCAGGTTATCTATCATTTTTAAGGGGCTTTAATGAGTTTGCTTTAACAGGGGAAATGCAAGGGAAAGTTGTCTTGCAGGTCAAAAACCTTTTAGAAGAGTTTTTAAAGGAATTGAAAATTATTATCAGACTTTATTCTCAAAATTTTTTATTAAAACATTTTACTGAGCCTTTAACCGATTCTGCAAAAGCAGTTACCCTTTTTAGAAGATCGCTTTCCATTTTTGAAAAAAATTTAGAGGCTTATAGTTTATTTAGTCCAAAAGAAGACCTTCATTCGCTTTATGAGTTTATCGATAAAGAAATTCTGCCTCTATTCCCGGAAGAGTTAAAAAAAGATTGGTTAACGGTCCCTGTAAATTCAAGAACCACGCTTGATGTCTTTTTTGATTATATTTATTCATCTTCTAGAGCCTCGGATATTGATTGGAAGATTATACGCTATAAAAAAGTTTTATCTTCTCTTAAGGAAAGGTGCAAAGAATTTTACTTTGATTTAAGCGTAAAAGAAAAGTATGAAGATCTGGATCATTTTTTAAATGAAGATTTTTTAGATGCGACAGAAGAAAAGCATCTGCAATGTATTATAAAAACGTTAATTAATTGGGACAAGAAGGGAAGCTCTTTAAAAGAAGATAAAGAATACCTAAATGCTTTACGCCGAGATTTCGAGGGGTTTCTTCCTTCGCTAAGAAATCTCGTTTCATCAAACACAAATTCAATCTATGTGAAGATGGGACGTTTGTTATGCAAAGCGCTAATTTCAGAACTTTCCTTAAGAAAAGAAAGCGAGCTTTTTATTAGAAAATTCTATGAGTGGGGGAACAACTTGCTTTCCCAAGAAGGAAAAAAAACAATTGATTTTGACGCTATTTTGGATAATGATTCGACGGTTCCCTATCTTGAGCTTATTTATGAAAACATAAATCGAGTTCCCTTTGGAGCTAAAAGACCGCCTATCCATGGAATTTTTAATAGTTTAAAAGGAAGGTATAATTTTTGCTTCGACCCTATGCTGCAAGGTAATATTCCTGATTGTCTTTTTTATTTAAAAGAAGAAGGGGAAGAGGGTTTTTCAAAGGTGTTGGGCTTGGGAAGCCCAACCATGCAAGGAACGATTAGCTATGCTGAAGTCACCCCTGAATTTTTATCTTACCTTGAGGAGCTTCAGGCTGCCCAAAAAAATCATTTCTTTATTTTGAATCAGAATATGATCGCTAATTATAGATTCGTTGGCGAGGTTGAAACAGATAGGATTCAGGCCTTGCTTGATATCGCTAATCAAAAATATAAAGACACCCTTTATTTATTTCTCTCCTCTATGAACTCTCCATTTTATTATCAGGGTCATGAATTTTCTGATATGCGTGAATCTGAACAGTTTTGCTATGAGCTGCATGCTCAATTTTTTGCAAAACCTGCCTATCTATCGGGTAATGCCTTTTCAGATAATATTTTTACTGAAATTCCGGACCTTCCTA
This DNA window, taken from Criblamydia sequanensis CRIB-18, encodes the following:
- the folE gene encoding GTP cyclohydrolase I FolE, with translation MKEDDFFYEEAIQTSFPYPKSKTAPKLSKQEKMDLIASRFRDIMIALGLDLDHPSLARTPERVAKMYVNEVFTGLDDTTFPSLSFVDNEFRNSENGNIVFIKVNFNSFCEHHFVPISGNAYVAYIPKDKVIGLSKIPRIVRFFAQRPQMQERLGAQISDSLQKILGTEDVAVCIAAKHYCMIARGIEDAVSHTITYVLKGAFEKDLKRREEFYQALKAKDLD
- a CDS encoding TrmH family RNA methyltransferase — encoded protein: MAHCFRKDTLHFQEGKFLSLPSESQHKKCAELLRSAYEAMLTQEPVKHFFDSYQILIDWMALSLTTELMDLKDLSDRYHFHLRAAFQSLKEHHLLPQVTSRDKAATLKKLPFFVYLDNLRSAFNVGSVIRTAESIGFQKVFFSENTPFTDNPKVKKSAKEADSWISSEKACLEALPKPLIALETSPDGIPLTEFIFPETFTLALGNEEYGCSKEVLKAADFLITIPLQGYKNSINVAAAFAIAAFKAASDHQIRTKQKDLSL
- a CDS encoding ABC-F family ATP-binding cassette domain-containing protein encodes the protein MIVLDKISKRYGPRTLFEDASISFTEGNRYGLTGPNGSGKTTLMRIIMGEEEATSGNITLPSRVGILKQNIKDYEQDRVLDVVIMGNRKLWNTLKERDALYDVEMTDEVGMRLGELEGIIAEEDGYSAESEAEVLLSGMGVKTEYFEMKMHEIPTDTQFRVLLCQALFGHPQALLLDEPTNHLDMESIGWLETFLFNYTGALVVTSHDRHFLNSVTTHIADIDYETIILYPGNYDDMVVAKTAVRDRAAQDAKSKEKKIAQLKEFVARFAAGTRASQVQSRIREIDRLKPQETKTSNIQRPYIRFQTPEKQPGQIVLKAQGLGKSYEDKKVIKNFSLEIHRGDKIGVIGNNGRGKTTLLKLLAGAIEADQGKVELGHQSEICYFPQNHSDILIKQEGVNAFDWLKQKKPDAYDQDIRSVMGKVLFGGDDAFKKIKTLSGGETARLIIAAMMLTNHNVVIMDEPNNHLDLEAVSALGWGINEYKGTAIVASHDRSLLADFATKIIAFEDDGIHVFDGNLEEYLKKKDEILAKAKKK
- a CDS encoding tyrosine recombinase XerC; the protein is MYIKVCYDFLAHLKIIKNASEHTIRNYSIDLNDFKDFWENEILSLKDPEEKPFKICYQTSYEKRVSEKDHLLDLKNCSRLTLRKYLAFLKEKNASSRTIARRLSALRSLFKYASVKKHIEASPAEEMETPKIEKKIPCTLSYDEILKLFNQPDTRTLLGFRDRVIMELFYSSGLRVSELVSLNREDFDYKNLLLKLKGKGKKERIVPITKNAADWILAYLNHSERYEEVDGHLKENDPEAIFLNRLGTRLTPRSVDRNFDRYLMMSSLAGKVTPHTIRHTIATHWLENGMDLKTIQALLGHSCLTTTTIYTHVSIDLKKAVYDEAHPRA
- a CDS encoding ribonuclease Z produces the protein MSARDLIILGTSSQQPTRYRNHGAYLFRWNEEGLLFDPGEGTQRQFIFANIAPPTVNRIFVSHFHGDHCLGLGSMLMRLNLDQVTHPIHCYYPASGKKYFDRLRYGTIYHENIQVIEHPVSEEGVVHDDGKFCIEAKFLNHGVDNIGWRITEPDLRKFDEAKLKTFRIVGTMVKKLIEQGFIEVDGKKITIEEVSWIRKGDSIAVVIDTRPCKQAVELARDVEILLSESTYLEEHKDLAHKNFHLTARQAAEIAKEAKAKKLVLTHYSARYLDHRLFEKEAREVFPNTVAACDLMAIPFPKNPPKE